The genomic window CTTTTATGTCCAGAGGCTCAGTTTGTGGATAAGAACGAGGCAGCGCTTATTCAAAGGGTTTCTTCAGTGATGCCAATAGCAGATGAGCTCAAAAATAAGGGCATGATACATGATGAAAAATATGCGGAGATCAAAGCAGAAGTAACCAACCAGGGCAAAATGAGAAAGCTGTTTGAAGCACTGCATTCTGGAGGAGACAGAGTGAAAAATGACTTTTATTATGCGCTGAAACATCATGAACCATTCCTCTTCAAAAGTCTGGGTAAGAGAATCTACAGTGGGTTTTGATGTGAGATTAAACTCAAACCTGTAGGTAGTTTAATATGACCTGTCCTGTGGTTGATGGTAACAGGTGGTGTGACAGCTGAAAACACATTTGAGGTGGACAGCAGTGAGCAGAACCTGCAGGAGAGCATGGAGCTATTGTGATCTGAACAGTGAGTGTCAATTAGATGTTGTattaatataggcctatatgtcAAACACTTATGCTCTgaaatcaaacaataaaaaccttTGTTAGGAATATTTTtgctgcaattttttttttattattattattttacagattGCTGATATTCTGTCCTTGATGCTCATTAAACACTGTGCAAGACTTTACAGACCtaacatggaaaaaaaagagaagatgCAGCCACATGAACatgaaaaaatgttaaaatgcagttaaaggaacagttcacccaaacaaAAATTCAAATTCTCATCTACTGTCCACATTGTCAATGAAAAttgactctttttctttcatgaaacacaaaagtttatcatataaatgtgtaaactttgactttttttttacatggaaGAAAGTGGCATACAAGCTTTAATTTTTTAggtatatataaattaaagtttttatattaataaaaatgattttaaaaaagaaataaggaATGATTTTACAAAGTGCTTGCAAAGTAAATTCATTTGAGATTAAACTTTGAAAATCATCCATTAATATATGTCAGTGATGATGTCACAATTTACTCACCTTTGTGTAATTTAGAGTTGCCTTTATactgttcatttcttttcacAACACATGAAATAATTATTGTGCATCTGTTTTTACATTCCAGTTAAGGATTCTGTCCTCCTCAATAAACTGATAACTTTGTGAATTGGTTTAAACTGttctttttatttcttaattGGCATGAAACATTCTTACCTGacaaataaatttgattatTCTGGACTCTGATTTTATCTCTAGAAGGTTACAAGGTGTCTGATGTTACAGCAGATCGATGCCCAAGCTAAGAACATAAGGATTTGAATGAAGCAGGCTCTTCATCCTTTACATTTCTCCATGTCTTTCTCCTCATTTGTGTGATTGTGCACAGTTTTACTTATGAGCAAGGTTAACCTCAAGTTATGTCTGTATCTGTATGTGAATGGTTATAATCATtaatgtaggctacatttatttaatttaaaaatacagtaaaaacagtaatattgtgaaatattattacaatttaaaataactgttttctatttgaatatatttcacaaagtaatttattcctgtgatggcaaagctgaattttcagcatcattactccagtcttcagtgtcacatgatccttcagaaatcattctaatatgctgatctgctgctcaagaaacatttaatgtgtacaattgtacaaaatatttgtgtacaatattttttttcaggattatttgatgaatagaaagttcaaaagaacagtgtttatctgaaatctaatcttttgtaacattataaatgtctttactgccacttattcttgctgaataaaagtattcatttctttaatttcttttcaaaaaaataaaaataaaaattcttactgaccccaaacttttgaacggtagtgtataatgctacagaagctttgtatttcagataaatgctgttcttttgaactttctattcatcaaggaatcctgaaaaaaaaaagtacacaactgttttcaacattgaaaataatcataaatgtttattgagcagcaaatcagcatattagaatgatttctgaaggatcatgtgacactgaagactggagtaacgatgctgaaaattcagctttgcatcacaggaataaattactttgtcaaatatatttaaatagtacacagttattttaaattgtaataatatttcacaatattactgttttttactgtatttttaattaaataaatgtagcattggtgagcagacgaaacttcttttaaaaacattaaaaatcttagtggttccaaacttttggactgtactgtacattgaCGGATCTTCTTCTGTCTGTTCTCcgaaatgtaataaaatgtatatttctgcAGGCGCGTGTAAACTGCTTAACTGTGTCAACGCAAAGAAGTTAATTTTCAAGAAGAACAGGTCGCCGGCGCCATGCACTGCGCAACCGCGCCGCGGGTGTCAATTTCTCTGAACAATGGTATCTTATTTGatgtataaattaagatatatgtcCATAAAAACGGTAAAGAAATGCTACATACTGTTATCGTGGCGTAACAATCTGcttggttgtaaaatgtcggctattggctgtattaattgaaatcaaatgaaatcgatacctgtgtggaattgttcacagacagcatacgcAGTTCAACTAATAAAGATCTTCGTCGCTGGCAAACAATTGGatgtatttgcttttaattgactggaggtccactgccacttcatccAACACTCCGCTTCAGACGATTCAGCGCGTgcaggaactgaacaaatcattcaaactgattcgcgAACCAATTTAGTCAGTTTTGCCTacttgtttgatcaagtctttgaacagaatcgactcaaaagagtgattcatttgtgaatggggcatCGTTCATGAAAGAGACAGCGCGCTTGGAATAAACTACGCATATTCTTAATATGTacagaattaaaataaagtaacgtagcgaagtaaaagtacagatttttcattagaaatgtactcaagttaaagtaaaagtacccacatttaaatctactcttaaaagtacaaattttccaaaaaaaactactcaagtaaatgtaacgaagtaaatacttcgttactacccacctctgcCTACAATTGACCATTTTTTTAAGCTGGGGACCTCTGGGTAAGTTGGGAATGACAGaggattttatatttaaatacatctgGAAAGTCATTGAAAGAAGATATGTTACTTAGAAAAACTTTAGGGTCATTTTATTGACCATACAGACACTGACTGTAGCCACAACCTGAtaacaaaactaaaacaaatcaaGTGACAAACAGATTCATCAAATAGAATAGCAAATGTTCTATTAATAGAGTGGATTGTGAGCGAGAGTAGATTCATTGGAGCTGTTTACAACGGGTAAGTCAGCCAGCAAATTCACACAAATGAAACGTTAAACAACTGCTAGTTTACAACAATCTGCTTTCATATGCAGGCGATCTCTGTGTTTTCCCGAGAAACTACCTCTCGCCCCAAAATTTGGAAACGCCTTTTTTTGGGAAACGCCCGCAGTGACCTCATTCTCCGCAGATCACCTGGACCAATCATATTGTATTTTACCTTAAAACACTTTCGTTTTATTCCACTTCCTATACGTGAAACGAAACTTTTAAACGGTATCGACAGGTTTTCAAATTTAAACACTTCAGTAGCCTAGATTATCGTCTGAGTTCGTGTTTTTGGGGTTATCCACAAAATGAGTGAGAACAACCTTGAAGAAAAGCAGCGGGAGCGATGCAAAGGTAGCTCTATTGAGATAAACTAAATTTGTATGCaaattaatgttgttgtttttttaaagaaatttgacaacaaaaacaaaaactattggCTAATAGAAGTGCTTGTCAATAATGCTTTAGACTGCTGAAGAAAACAATTTTGGTATTTTTCATTTGATAGAGGGAAGAAAATTTGGAGACATCAACATGGCGAGCCCGATCACAAGAAAATGCGTATAAATAGTACGAgtgtgtaatctcgtagaatatatacgccaaaatgagttttggcgtgcttatggtacgcagtttttcgcgtgcatatgatacgcactttatggcgtattATATATACGAAACCCCCACCCACCCCCATCCTACCCAAGAGCGTAGGCTATCACATacacgccataaagtgcgtatcatatgcacgcgaaaaactgcgtaccataagcacgccaaaactcattttggcgtatatattctacgagattacacacTCGTACTATTTATACGCATTTTCATGTGATCGTGTTGACATGGCTGATAGAAACCAGTCTCAGATGCTGCATGTTCTTCCAATATAGGCTAGTAGAATAATTATGTGTCACTAAACACAGGCTATTTCACTCAGTTTTGTGGCTCCGAACTGTTTGGCTTGTTTGAGAAGTGGACTGTTTGCAAAAGAGTATTTTCATAAAAGAGATTTAAATAGAAGACCCTGTGTGTGCGAAGATGTCCTGTACATGTCCTTggtatttttgtgattttatagGTTATCCATTGTATGTTTGGAATTCTATAGGCCTATGTATACGTTAACACATTGttatacattttatcattaattttaacattaacttttactataatttttattaaacatgtaaaaacaacaacaacaaagaacTGCATGTTTACATGTCAGCAAAGGTTGtagtgtaatatttttttttcatttgtcacCAGAGGCCAAGTTTCTGAAAAAGAACGAAGCAGCGCTTATTCAAAGGGTTACTTCAGTGATGGCAATAGCAGATGAGTTAAAAAGTAAGGACATGTTACATGGAGAAAAATATGATGAGATCAGTGCAAAAGAAACTGACCAGGGAAAAATGAGAAAGCTGTTTGAATCAGTTAAAGCTGGCAACACGGTCAAAATTGCCTTTTATGAATTGCTGGAAAAGCACGAACTACCCCTCTTCAAACAACTGGGTAAGAGAACAGTTGTCATTTATGAAAGAGATTCATAAGCTCAATAATTCAGTAAAATGTGTAATCTTTGAGCTGTACTGTGGTTCATTTTAACAGGTGGTGTCTGCAGGAAACACAAGCTTGCTGATCCTGAATCCCCAGTACCATGTAAAAGTGAGTTTACCTTGTTATTGGTAGACATTTTCTTCCTCCTTTTTTATTTGTGAATAACTTATCAATAACTGGCACAGtttaatttgtcatttaaaaacattttttgttagcaAATCAGGGAAACATGGtaacataatttatttacatatgataatgataatttgCGATACCATGCTGTACTGATAGTGGGACAAATGTTTATCTGCCACAACTgtgaaaatgatgtaaaaatacTAAGCTAAAGCATAtgcatacattaaaatatttgaaagtAATCAGTATGTAGTGGCcgtttgtcaaaaaaaaaaaaaaaaaaaaaaaaaaaaaaaaaaaactcaaatcaAACTTTCAAACGACAACTTCTAGCATCCTGGGCAGGTAATGTACGCAGGCAAGCAATGAGTCTACTTCCAAACTGGATTCAGGATTTTGTGGCTGGTTTATTTGTTCCAACTGAGCAAGCAATACAGCATTTCTCACGCTGGTAAAAAACCATATGCCCATCACCCAGATGCCTACAGGTAACTAACTACTTCCTGCCTATATTCACCTTTGCCTGTGCCCACTACTGCCCCCAGGTGTCTAAAGCAAACATTATAATGATTAAACTAACCAAAAATAAAgactaaacaaacaacaaaagaattttaccaaaatatattactaatgtgagcaaaatcataataataaacaaattaattaacaaaattaCCACTACTGAAAACAAACTAATGTAGCTCCAACACTCCGGCCCCTAATTGTGCTTTATCACAATTACTGAACTCTCAGAACGGAGCTACACACTATGTATTCTAACTATAACAGGCACAGATGTCTTGCTGCACCTGCAAGaaaaagagacagaaagagaatgATAGAGACAgatgaagagaaagagagagtcagTTCATGTGATCACACTGCCGCCTCCAGCAGCAGGCACAGCTTCGTCACAGGCCTCTCTAAGATGCTGGTCTTCGTTTGGAGGCGGACAGAGCGCACAACGCCATTCACATCTGATCTGGCATCCAAAACTTTCCCCATCATCCAAGATCCTCTTGAAGCTGTAGCGTCTGCCACAAGAACAACATCTCCAGGTGCAAGGTTTCTTCTTAGTGCTGTCCATTTTTGTCTCTGTTGCATCAATGGCAGATACTCAGAAATCCATCTCTTCCAGAAGAGTTCCGCCATGTACTGTATCTGCTTCCATCTTTTTCTGACATACAGATCATTTCTTTCAAACAATCCTGGTGGCATAATTGGTATACCTTTCAACAACAGAACGTGATTCGGTGTCAAAGCTTCCAGGTCATTTGGATCATCTGAGGCCCTCGTAATAGGCCTATCATTCAATATTGCTTCGACTTCGCAAAAAAATGTTTGGAGTGCTTCATCATCCATGGTCTGCTGTTTAAGGACTGAGGTAAGAACACTCTTCACTGAGCGAATCAGGCGCTCCCAAACGCCACCTTGATGGGAAGCTGATGGGGTGTTAAATCTCCATTCTATGCCTTCCTGAAGAAAGGCTCTTTGAATTTTATCCATGATTCAGAGCGGTCAGACTCTCCTTGAGCTCACGACTGGCTCCAACAAAGTTAGTTCCATTGTCAGACCGAAAAGTTGAAACTGGGCCTCGTCTGCAGATGAACCTTCTCACTGAATTTATACAAGAATCTGTATCCAATGTGTATGCTACTTCCAAGTGTACAGCACGACTGGTCATACAGGTGAAGAGCACTCCGTATCTTTTGAGAAGACTTCTGCTTCTCTTAACTTCAATGGGCCCAAAATAATCAATGCCAACATGAGTGAAAGGGGCTTCATCAGGCAACACTCTTTCAGCAGGTAAGTCCGCCATTTTTTGTTCAAGGAGTCTTCCTCTGTTGCGTCTGCAAACAACACAATCTGATATGACCTTTCTGGCAGCAGAGTTTGCATTTATAATCCAATACTTCCGCATTAAACTGGACAACATATAATTTCTTCCAGCATGACCTATCTGCTGATGAATGTGGCGCAGAATTAGTGTGGATACATGCAGGTCCTTTGACAGTATAGCAGGACGCTTGGATTCCACTGGCAGTGAGGCTTTGCTTAACCGACCACCCACTCTGAGAATCTCACCCTCCATCACTGGATCCAATCTGTACAGTGAACTGTCCTTGGATATGGATTTCACACCACTCTGCAACGAGGTAATTTCATCCTTAAACCGTTGATGTTGTACATACCGGATGATTGACAGCTCTGCCCTGATCACATCTTGAGGTGTCAGACTCTGTCCTTTGAGCGTAGCCTTAAAGCTCTGCATTTGGCTTTCCACCTGTTGATGACAGTCTATAGTGTCCATAGTGAGATCAGCAGAGGCATAAAGCTCCTTTCTCTTATGTCCCAATAACACAAGAGTATCCTTGATCTTAAGAAACCAAGCTACAGCCTTCTGCAATCTCTTCCAAGATGAAAAGTAATGAATCAGGTGGCTCGTAGCATTGTCTGTGTCTTTAACAACAGCATTCACTGTCAAGTCCCTTTTGATCTCAGGGTCAGCGCCAGGAATCACCTGAAGATCCACATCTAATTTAGGCCACCCATCCTTGAACTTACGAAGGAAATCAGGTCCCATCATCCATCTCCTACTGTTCAGGAGATCTTCTGCCCTCATTCCTCTTGACGCTTCATCTGCTGGATTTTCCTTTGATCCCACATATCTCCATTGATCAACATCAGTTGCCCCTCTGATGACTGAAATTCTGTTGGCGACAAAGGTATAGAATCGCCGGTTTTCATTTGATATATATTTAAGGACTGTTGTACTGTCGGTCCAGAAAACTGACTTCTCCAGCCTAAGTTGCAACTCCTTCCGTAGCATACGGTCTATTCTAACAGCGAGGACTGCAGCTGTTAGCTCCAGGCGAGGAATTGTTGTCTGTTTCAGCGGAGCAACTCTGGCCTTCCCCATCATAAATGCAACATGCACTTTATTATCCGCTTCCAATCTTAAATAAGAGACGGCTCCATACCCAACCTCACTGGCATCAGAGAAGTGGTGAAGCTGTACAGTGACAGGGTTGCCAAAGTCATTAGGCTTAATACAACGATCAATCTTAAACTTTGCCACCTTGTGGAGATCTTCCAACCAGCCAGCCCATTGCTTAGCGAGAACATGGGGAATATCTTCGTCCCATCCAAGATTTCTTTTACAGAGTTCCTGCAGTAACAACTTAGCCATCATGCTGAATGGAGCAAGGAAGCCCAATGGATCATAGAGAGAGCTGACCACCGAAAGAATTCCTCTTCTCGTCTGTGGTTGATCCTGTGCTGAGGCCTTAAATCCAAATTGGTCAGTCTCAACATACCATTGTAGTCCTAATGTACGTTCAACAGGAAGTTGATCTGTATCCAAATCCAGCTCCCTCATGTCCTTTGCTCTGTGGCCTTCGCTAACAGAGCGCAACACTGCACGACTATTGCTGACCCACTTTGAGAGAGTGAATCCTCCTTTCTTACAAAGTGCAGTTAAATCCTGAATCATTTTCCTAGCCTCCTCTTCTGAGGCCATTGAACGGAGGCAATCATCGACATAAAAATTGTTTTTCACTGTACTCACAACCTCTAGAGGGAAGTGTTCTGCGTGGTCATCTGCAGTTCTCCTCAAGGCATAATTGGCACAGCTTGGCGATGATGCAGCTCCAAATAGATGTACCTTCATACGGTATTCCTGCGAAGCCTGTGTAGTGTCACCACCTGGCCACCAGAGGAAGCGGAGAAAGTTAACATGCTTATTTGAGACATGAACCTGGTGAAACATAGATTG from Megalobrama amblycephala isolate DHTTF-2021 linkage group LG17, ASM1881202v1, whole genome shotgun sequence includes these protein-coding regions:
- the LOC125251569 gene encoding apoptosis-associated speck-like protein containing a CARD — encoded protein: MSSFEAQFVDKNEAALIQRVSSVMPIADELKNKGMIHDEKYAEIKAEVTNQGKMRKLFEALHSGGDRVKNDFYYALKHHEPFLFKSLGGVTAENTFEVDSSEQNLQESMELL